A genomic window from Triticum urartu cultivar G1812 chromosome 7, Tu2.1, whole genome shotgun sequence includes:
- the LOC125525780 gene encoding dormancy-associated protein homolog 3-like isoform X2, with protein MGLLDQLSDYTVAGPRPDHGLGRLRKYSFSPSSSAAPTTDVQPTVTRSISISRPPSLSPPSGESTSLPSSPASAPDSPFAAGSSSTPRVDGWRAFRRKSKMANVDVVREEATVGPRSSTVYDWVVISSLDR; from the exons ATGGGCCTCCTCGACCAGCTCTCGGACTACACGGTCGCCGGCCCGCGGCCGGACCACGGTCTCGGCAGGCTCCGAAAGTACTCCTTTTCGCCCTCCTCGTCAGCCGCGCCGACCACGGACGTCCAGCCGACGGTGACCCGCAGCATCAGCATCTCCCGGCCGCCGTCTCTCTCACCCCCGTCCGGCGAGTCGACTTCCTTGCCGTCCTCCCCGGCCAGTGCGCCGGACTCTCCGTTCGCAGCAG GTAGCAGTAGCACGCCGAGGGTGGACGGCTGGAGGGCGTTCCGCCGGAAATCCAAGATGGCCAACGTCGACGTCGTCCGGGAGGAGGCGACCGTCGGGCCCAGGAGCTCTACTGTGTACGACTG